The stretch of DNA ACGTCTTCATCACACCGACCAGGCCGATGACCGTCCCCGGTTGGATCGTCTGTCCTTCCTCGACGAACGGCGCCGCATCCGGGCTGGGTCGCCGATAAAAGATGCCTGGCAACGGTGATTTGA from Thermomicrobium roseum DSM 5159 encodes:
- a CDS encoding acetyl-CoA carboxylase, whose translation is MAEHTIKSPLPGIFYRRPSPDAAPFVEEGQTIQPGTVIGLVGVMKTFHQITADVGGKLVRFLVENEEAIRPGQPIAVVSDEA